Proteins encoded by one window of Lathyrus oleraceus cultivar Zhongwan6 chromosome 1, CAAS_Psat_ZW6_1.0, whole genome shotgun sequence:
- the LOC127124273 gene encoding uncharacterized protein LOC127124273: MDKPSSSSPKKKKTRGVTALLRFIAKLPDGEKYQIDFDPDTFQPIGQYAAKFKSYLSFIARSKVSINEKQWKKISDKLKDVIWDDITCKFTCPTDKEFRKHWFVYMGERLKQFKTLLSNVYIFGKGDKHGNTTPFEKYKFIKEEDWDLFVQTRQKEDFQEKRLKGKTHASKNIHPHILSRGGYEKLRATVMEERRKKVIEEAKGDESLMVDPPELKRYEAWLMARQKPSGNFTSEATNLVASKIGELVEKNTQGTIVFEGRDDILTVALGINEHPGRIRTAPRGVGFKKFYGKSSRSTLGGVSQDDLLAHLQALEQKMNIDFQHKLQKHLQQQRTELQQQMQKEMQEERAQIQQGMKLLQQMQLELRSERPKEMFIKEHVESVGTSTNGSCSKVMTTEDLTKKMDASEDYLKKINNLKENSFSLDLDHETSELSVFIDRVDLNELTSSIKWLSTSILSLWCTYLHRMCISKNFNKLFGFLDPNRILVHTKPAEVIQTYIQNKLDGEPKKCYLGPLLNSNHWQLFVICPEDNIIFWFCSLNRSPKKNIKVILEGALEGYHLLRGIKKKKPNWKNIMGHQQDNGWACGYYVMKNMFDIIDACIVERFNEIFTDTSSYEKESIDHIRQLWAQFFLQKVEEQENQEKKDLMTKQKRLKKTYI, encoded by the exons ATGGATAAACCATCTAGCTCTTCACCAAAAAAAAAGAAGACTAGAGGTGTCACAGCATTGCTACGTTTCATTGCCAAACTTCCTGATGGTGAAAAATATCAAATTGATTTTGATCCTGATACCTTCCAACCCATTGGTCAGTATGCTGCAAAGTTTAAAAGTTATTTGTCATTCATTGCACGTAGCAAGGTTAGTATAAATGAAAAGCAATGGAAAAAGATAAGCGATAAGTTGAAGGACGTGATATGGGACGATATCACG TGTAAGTTCACTTGCCCCACTGATAAAGAATTTAGGAAGCATTGGTTTGTTTATATGGGGGAACGATTGAAGCAATTTAAGACATTGCTCTCAAATGTCTATATATTTGGGAAAGGAGATAAGCATGGAAATACAACTCCATTTGAAAAGTATAAATTTATCAAAGAAGAAGATTGGGATTTGTTTGTCCAGACTCGACAAAAAGAAGATTTTCAA GAGAAAAGGCTAAAAGGAAAGACACATGCATCAAAGAATATCCACCCTCATATTTTGTCTCGTGGTGGTTATGAAAAACTTAGGGCCACCGTAATGGAAGAGAGGAGGAAAAAAGTGATTGAAGAGGCCAAAGGTGATGAAAGTTTGATGGTTGACCCTCCCGAACTAAAGCGATATGAGGCATGGTTGATGGCTCGACAGAAGCCATCGGGAAATTTTACATCTGAGGCAACAAACTTAGTAGCATCTAAGATT GGAGAGTTAGTGGAAAAAAATACACAAGGTACTATTGTCTTTGAAGGGCGTGACGATATCTTGACTGTTGCCCTTGGAATAAATGAACACCCTGGTCGGATCCGCACTGCTCCTAGGGGTGTGGGCTTTAAGAAATTCTATGGAAAAAGTTCACGCTCCACCTTAGGAGGTGTCTCTCAAGATGACCTTCTAGCCCACCTTCAAGCCTTGGAGCAAAAAATGAATATAGATTTCCAACATAAATTACAAAAACatctccaacaacaaagaacAGAGCTCCAACAACAAATGCAAAAAGAGATGCAAGAGGAGAGAGCTCAAATCCAACAAGGAATGAAACTCCTACAACAGATGCAATTGGAGCTCCGCTCCGAGAGGCCTAAAGAGATGTTTATAAAAGAG CATGTAGAATCTGTGGGTACGAGCACTAACGGAAGTTGCTCAAAGGTTATGACTACTGAAGATTTAACTAAAAAAATGGATGCTTCTGAAGATTACCTCAAAAAGATTAACAATCTCAAGGAAAATTCATTCTCTCTAGATTTGGATCATGAAACAAGTGAACTCTCAGTTTTTATTGATAGGGTGGATCTTAATGAATTAACTTCCAGTATTAAATGGCTATCCACATCTATCTTGTCTTTATGGTGCAC ATATCTACATCGCATGTGTATCTCCAAGAATTTCAACAAACTATTTGGGTTTCTCGATCCAAATAGGATACTAGTTCACACAAAACCGGCCGAAGTTATTCAAACATACATACAAAATAAGTTGGATGGAGAGCCAAAAAAATGTTATTTAGGACCATTGCTAAATAG CAATCACTGGCAATTGTTTGTCATTTGTCCTGAAGATAatattattttttggttttgttcaTTAAACAGATCTCCTAAGAAAAATATTAAGGTCATATTGGAGGG AGCTCTAGAAGGTTATCATTTATTAAGAGGTATTAAGAAGAAGAAGCCTAATTGGAAGAATATTATG GGGCATCAACAAGATAACGGATGGGCATGTGGATATTATGTCAtgaaaaatatgtttgacattATTGATGCTTGTATTGTTGAAAGATTCAATGAG ATATTCACAGACACCTCATCATATGAAAAAGAGTCAATTGATCACATCCGACAACTTTGGGCTCAATTCTTTTTGCAAAAGGTTGAAGAGCAAGAGAACCAGGAAAAGAAAGATTTAATGACAAAACAGAAGCGATTAAAAAAAActtatatatag
- the LOC127097072 gene encoding uncharacterized protein LOC127097072, with protein MDRSWMQKNRLSEEYKKGVLEFLKFAETNLPESNGRFHCPCAKCVNIAPLEAHIVWEHLGVNGICQNYTKWIWHGELSDAPKASPKEEFDVEMGDRLEDMIRDIGQDSFQRANIHDTLCNDSKIPLYPNCKNFTRLSAVLRLFNLKAINSWTDKSFTQLLELLKEMLPEENMLPNRAYEAKKILCPMGIEYKKIHACPNDCILYWKDNEEKEKCPKCMTSRYKKKSDDEGCDVTTKGPPAKVLWYLPIIPRFKRLFGNLNDAKNIRWHAEERKCDGKIRHPADSLQWKKVDTLFPDFGIEPRNLRLGLSTDGMNPYGSLSSNHSSWPVLLIIYNLSPWLCMKRKHVMLSMMISGPKQPGNDIDVYLSPLIDDLRKLWDEGIDVFDSFSNETFKLRAMLFCTINDFPAYGNLSGYKVKGHKACPICEKDTCYHQLEKGKKTVYLGHRRFLNHNHPYRRLKKAFNGYQEYKVAPKALTGEEVYHRVRNISVSFGKKQKKITSNNIWKKSSVFFDLPYWSSLDVRHCIDVMHVEKNVCDSVIGTLLNIQGKTKDGLNSRLDMVKMKIREELAPQPRGNKTYLPPACHTLSKEEKRKFCQCLQGVKVPNGYSSNVKSLVSIQDLKLIGLKSHDCHILMQQLLPVAIRGILPKNV; from the coding sequence ATGGATCGTAGTTGGATGCAAAAAAATCGCCTATCCGAGGAGTATAAGAAAGGAGTGTTAGAGTTTTTGAAATTTGCTGAAACTAATCTTCCTGAAAGTAATGGAAGATTTCACTGTCCTTGTGCTAAGTGTGTAAATATTGCACCTTTAGAGGCTCACATCGTATGGGAACACTTAGGAGTTAACGGGATTTGTCAAAATTATACAAAGTGGATATGGCATGGTGAATTGTCTGACGCGCCAAAGGCCTCTCCTAAAGAAGAGTTTGATGTAGAGATGGGTGATCGTCTAGAAGATATGATCCGTGATATTGGACAAGACTCTTTTCAACGGGCAAATATACATGATACTCTTTGCAATGACAGTAAAATCCCTTTGTATCCAAATTGTAAAAACTTCACACGACTGTCGGCTGTGCTAAGATTGTTCAATTTGAAGGCGATTAATAGTTGGACAGATAAAAGCTTCACACAATTGTTAGAGTTGTTGAAGGAAATGTTACCGGAAGAAAACATGTTGCCGAACCGGGCCTATGAGGCAAAAAAGATATTATGTCCAATGGGTATAGAATATAAGAAAATACACGCATGCCCTAATGACTGCATATTGTATTGGAAAGATAATGAAGAGAAAGAAAAATGTCCCAAGTGCATGACATCACGCTATAAGAAGAAGAGTGATGATGAAGGTTGTGATGTGACCACAAAGGGTCCTCCAGCAAAGGTGTTATGGTACCTTCCAATTATTCCAAGGTTTAAGCGATTGTTTGGTAATTTAAATGATGCGAAGAATATTAGATGGCATGCAGAAGAAAGGAAGTGTGATGGAAAAATTCGGCATCCAGCCGACTCTTTGCAATGGAAGAAGGTTGATACTTTATTTCCAGACTTTGGCATTGAACCAAGAAACCTTAGGCTTGGACTTTCTACTGATGGAATGAATCCATATGGTAGTTTAAGTAGTAACCATAGTTCATGGCCCGTTCTCTTGATTATCTATAATTTATCTCCTTGGTTGTGCATGAAGAGGAAACATGTTATGTTATCTATGATGATTTCTGGACCAAAACAACCAGGAAATGACATAGATGTTTATCTAAGCCCGTTGATTGATGACTTAAGAAAGTTGTGGGATGAAGGAATTGATGTATTTGATAGTTTTTCAAATGAAACTTTCAAATTGCGGGCTATGTTATTTTGCACCATCAATGACTTTCCAGCTTATGGTAACTTGTCTGGTTATAAAGTTAAGGGGCATAAAGCATGCCCTATATGTGAAAAAGATACATGCTACCATCAATTAGAGAAAGGAAAAAAGACTGTTTACCTTGGACACCGAAGATTTCTTAATCATAATCACCCATATCGAAGATTGAAAAAGGCTTTTAATGGATATCAGGAGTATAAAGTTGCCCCAAAGGCCTTAACTGGAGAAGAAGTCTATCATCGGGTGAGGAACATAAGTGTTAGTTTtggaaaaaaacaaaaaaagatTACAAGTAATAATATATGGAAGAAGAGTTCAGTGTTCTTTGACCTTCCATATTGGTCCAGTCTTGATGTAAGACATTGTATTGATGTAATGCATGTGGAAAAAAATGTGTGTGATAGTGTAATCGGAACACTTCTTAATATTCAAGGTAAGACCAAAGATGGTTTAAATTCTCGTTTAGATATGGTTAAGATGAAAATAAGAGAGGAGTTAGCTCCTCAACCAAGAGGTAACAAAACCTATTTGCCACCGGCGTGTCATACATTGTCAAAAGAAGAGAAAAGAAAATTTTGCCAGTGTCTACAAGGTGTGAAAGTGCCAAATGGATACTCCTCAAATGTCAAAAGTCTCGTGTCAATACAAGATCTCAAACTAATTGGTTTAAAATCTCACGATTGCCACATTTTGATGCAACAACTACTACCTGTGGCTATTCGTGGCATCTTGCCAAAAAATGTCTGA